In one window of Microbacterium dextranolyticum DNA:
- a CDS encoding MATE family efflux transporter — protein MPTSRQTRSLNREILRLAVPALGALIAEPMFLIVDAALVGHLGVVPLAGLGIASAILQTIVGLMVFLAYSTTPAVARRFGAGEHGGAVRAGIDGLWLALALGTVLAVVGSLATTGLVSLFGADPAVGHQAVIYLQLSMWGLPAMLIVFAATGLLRGMQDTVTPLWIAGIGFALNAALNALFIYGFGWGIAGSAAGTVFAQWSMVGAYAFVIGRLARRHAASVLPQREGLRGSAATGGWLFLRTVSLRAAFLATVVVATSIGTDELAGWQVAFTIFSTAAFALDALAIAAQALIGRGLGAADELFVRRVLGRTVAWGAWFGVVVGGTIGTLSGVIGLVFTGSSDVAALVQPALIVLAVAQPVCSVVFVLDGVLMGAGDARYLALAGALNLVPYAPALVAVWLLHPTGAVGLAWLAACFFGVYMLARLATLGWRVRRPQWLTAGA, from the coding sequence ATGCCCACGTCCCGCCAGACCCGCTCTCTGAATCGCGAGATCCTGCGCCTCGCGGTGCCGGCGCTGGGCGCGCTGATCGCCGAGCCGATGTTCCTCATCGTCGACGCCGCCCTCGTCGGGCATCTGGGCGTCGTCCCCCTCGCGGGGCTCGGGATCGCATCGGCCATTCTGCAGACGATCGTCGGACTGATGGTGTTCCTCGCCTATTCGACGACGCCGGCCGTCGCACGCCGATTCGGCGCCGGTGAGCACGGGGGCGCCGTGCGCGCCGGGATCGACGGTCTGTGGCTCGCGCTCGCGCTCGGCACCGTCCTCGCCGTCGTCGGCTCTCTCGCCACGACGGGCCTCGTCTCGCTGTTCGGCGCCGACCCCGCGGTCGGCCACCAGGCGGTCATCTATCTGCAGCTGTCGATGTGGGGCCTTCCGGCGATGCTCATCGTCTTCGCCGCGACGGGCCTTCTGCGCGGCATGCAGGACACGGTGACGCCGCTGTGGATCGCCGGGATCGGCTTCGCCCTCAACGCGGCGCTGAACGCCCTCTTCATCTACGGGTTCGGCTGGGGCATCGCAGGGTCGGCCGCGGGCACGGTCTTCGCGCAGTGGTCGATGGTCGGCGCGTACGCGTTCGTCATCGGGCGCCTGGCACGGCGGCATGCGGCATCCGTTCTGCCCCAGCGCGAGGGGCTGCGCGGGTCGGCGGCAACGGGCGGGTGGCTGTTCCTGCGCACCGTGTCGCTGCGCGCCGCGTTCCTCGCAACCGTCGTCGTGGCGACCTCGATCGGCACGGATGAGCTCGCCGGATGGCAGGTGGCCTTCACGATCTTCTCGACGGCCGCCTTCGCACTGGATGCCTTGGCGATCGCCGCGCAGGCGTTGATCGGTCGCGGCCTCGGAGCCGCCGACGAGCTGTTCGTACGCCGCGTGCTCGGCCGGACGGTGGCGTGGGGCGCCTGGTTCGGTGTCGTGGTCGGGGGCACGATCGGCACTCTCTCGGGTGTGATCGGGCTCGTCTTCACGGGATCGTCGGATGTCGCGGCGCTCGTGCAGCCCGCGCTGATCGTGCTCGCCGTCGCGCAGCCCGTGTGCAGTGTCGTGTTCGTGCTGGACGGCGTGCTGATGGGAGCGGGAGACGCCCGCTACCTCGCGCTCGCGGGCGCCCTCAACCTCGTGCCGTACGCCCCCGCACTGGTCGCCGTCTGGCTGCTGCATCCGACCGGCGCGGTCGGCCTCGCGTGGCTCGCCGCGTGCTTCTTCGGCGTCTACATGCTGGCGCGTCTGGCGACCCTGGGCTGGCGTGTGCGGCGCCCGCAGTGGCTCACCGCGGGGGCATGA
- a CDS encoding substrate-binding domain-containing protein, whose translation MKLKKTTLGLAAVFAATALALTACSGGGRGGDASGSTDASGSANGFAADATIGISLPWLGTQNWKEADDLFTSKLKDAGFTPLVQAADNKAPQQQQQIEAMIEQGAKVIVVGPVDGKQLGTVLEKAAAAGVAVIGYDRLLENTAAVNAVVQFGSVRTGELQGESLLKGLAARKGNGPYNIELFGGGPADPNAPAFFEGAMKVLQPKIDDGTLKVVSGQTQFTQVATQDWDNSKAQARMDSLLSGSYSDKKIDGVLSPNDGIARAILTSAQQAGQDVPVVTGLDAENESIVSIWQGKQYSTVAKPTDQLVDKTIELIKDLQAGKALPAPSEQVDNGTRKVDVYQLDPVVVTKDNAQEVFAKDPSRLALLK comes from the coding sequence ATGAAGCTGAAGAAGACAACCCTCGGACTCGCGGCGGTCTTCGCCGCAACGGCGCTCGCGCTCACCGCCTGCAGCGGTGGCGGCCGCGGCGGCGACGCCTCCGGAAGCACCGACGCCTCCGGATCCGCGAACGGCTTCGCGGCCGACGCGACCATCGGCATCTCGCTCCCCTGGCTCGGCACCCAGAACTGGAAGGAGGCCGACGACCTGTTCACCAGCAAGCTGAAGGACGCGGGCTTCACGCCTCTCGTCCAGGCCGCCGACAACAAGGCGCCGCAGCAGCAGCAGCAGATCGAGGCCATGATCGAGCAGGGCGCGAAGGTCATCGTCGTCGGCCCCGTCGACGGCAAGCAGCTCGGCACGGTGCTCGAGAAGGCCGCCGCCGCCGGCGTCGCGGTCATCGGCTACGACCGTCTGCTCGAGAACACCGCCGCCGTCAACGCGGTCGTGCAGTTCGGCTCGGTGCGCACCGGTGAGCTGCAGGGCGAGTCGCTGCTCAAGGGCCTCGCCGCTCGCAAGGGCAACGGCCCCTACAACATCGAGCTCTTCGGCGGCGGTCCCGCCGACCCGAACGCCCCGGCGTTCTTCGAGGGCGCGATGAAGGTGCTGCAGCCGAAGATCGACGACGGCACCCTGAAGGTCGTGTCGGGCCAGACGCAGTTCACGCAGGTCGCCACGCAGGACTGGGACAACTCCAAGGCCCAGGCCCGCATGGACTCGCTGCTGTCGGGTTCGTACAGCGACAAGAAGATCGACGGCGTGCTGTCCCCCAACGACGGCATCGCTCGCGCCATCCTGACCTCGGCCCAGCAGGCCGGCCAGGACGTCCCGGTCGTGACCGGTCTGGACGCCGAGAACGAGTCGATCGTCTCGATCTGGCAGGGCAAGCAGTACTCCACGGTCGCGAAGCCGACCGACCAGCTCGTCGACAAGACGATCGAGCTGATCAAGGACCTGCAGGCCGGTAAGGCGCTGCCCGCCCCGAGCGAGCAGGTCGACAACGGCACCAGAAAGGTCGACGTCTACCAGCTCGACCCGGTGGTCGTGACGAAGGACAACGCGCAGGAGGTCTTCGCGAAGGACCCGTCGCGTCTCGCGCTGCTGAAGTAA
- the mmsB gene encoding multiple monosaccharide ABC transporter permease has product MKVFKQVLGGDIRQYTMVIALVALLLAFNVWSDGRMLTSSNFQNLISGNAYVLILAIGMVMVIVIGQIDLSVGSVAGFVGMTAALSARDFGLSWWMAIILGLVIGAAIGAWQGFWLSKLGIPGFITTLAGMMIFRGAVIWMSDSISVPVPEEFRYFGAGYLPEWGPTFTGMNNSTLLLGLIAIAFFGWSEFRRRAALIRSGSEPSPLWVSVVRFLLIAAVIGYLTWIFGSGRPGTSFPVPGVILVLLVIVYHVITQRTVFGRHIYAVGGNRTAAALSGVNTKRTYFLVMMNMSFLAALAGLLFVGRSTSAGPGDGTAWELDAIAAVFIGGAAVSGGIGTVIGSMIGGLVMAVLNSGLMLMGIGADKTQIIKGLVLLAAVAFDVYNKQQGRPSITGRLFANKQPLSVGGASAPEKPVAVSAGLRRDEAGKTPQAPQA; this is encoded by the coding sequence ATGAAGGTTTTCAAGCAAGTACTGGGCGGAGACATCCGTCAGTACACGATGGTGATCGCGCTCGTCGCGCTCCTACTCGCCTTCAACGTGTGGTCGGACGGCCGCATGCTGACCTCTTCCAACTTCCAGAACCTCATCTCCGGCAACGCGTACGTGCTCATCCTCGCCATCGGCATGGTGATGGTCATCGTCATCGGGCAGATCGACCTGTCCGTCGGATCGGTGGCCGGTTTCGTGGGGATGACCGCGGCGCTGTCGGCCCGGGACTTCGGGCTCTCGTGGTGGATGGCGATCATCCTCGGCCTCGTGATCGGCGCGGCGATCGGTGCCTGGCAGGGCTTCTGGCTCTCCAAGCTCGGCATCCCCGGCTTCATCACGACCCTCGCCGGCATGATGATCTTCCGCGGCGCGGTGATCTGGATGAGCGACTCGATCAGCGTTCCCGTTCCGGAGGAGTTCCGCTACTTCGGCGCCGGCTACCTGCCCGAGTGGGGCCCCACCTTCACCGGCATGAACAACTCCACGCTGCTGCTCGGCCTCATCGCGATCGCCTTCTTCGGCTGGTCGGAGTTCCGCCGCCGCGCCGCACTCATCCGCTCCGGTTCGGAGCCGTCGCCCCTGTGGGTGAGCGTCGTGCGCTTCCTGCTGATCGCCGCGGTCATCGGCTACCTCACCTGGATCTTCGGCTCGGGCCGCCCCGGAACCTCGTTCCCCGTTCCCGGCGTGATCCTGGTCCTGCTGGTGATCGTGTACCACGTGATCACTCAGCGCACGGTGTTCGGCCGCCACATCTACGCGGTCGGCGGCAACCGCACGGCGGCGGCGCTGTCGGGCGTCAACACCAAGCGCACCTACTTCCTCGTGATGATGAACATGTCGTTCCTCGCGGCCCTCGCCGGTCTGCTGTTCGTCGGCCGCTCCACCTCGGCCGGCCCCGGTGACGGCACGGCGTGGGAGCTGGATGCCATCGCAGCCGTCTTCATCGGCGGCGCGGCGGTCTCTGGCGGCATCGGCACCGTCATCGGATCGATGATCGGTGGCCTCGTCATGGCCGTCCTCAACTCGGGCCTCATGCTCATGGGCATCGGCGCCGACAAGACGCAGATCATCAAGGGCCTCGTGCTGCTGGCCGCCGTCGCGTTCGACGTCTACAACAAGCAGCAGGGCCGCCCCTCGATCACCGGCCGCCTCTTCGCGAACAAGCAGCCGCTCAGCGTCGGCGGGGCATCCGCCCCCGAGAAGCCGGTCGCCGTCAGCGCAGGCCTGCGTCGCGACGAGGCAGGCAAGACCCCCCAGGCTCCCCAGGCCTGA
- the mmsA gene encoding multiple monosaccharide ABC transporter ATP-binding protein: MTEHSVILEMRHIVKEFPGVRALDDVTMSVRRGEIHSICGENGAGKSTLMKVLSGVYPHGTYEGEILLDGQEVEFKDIKSSERAGIVIIHQELALIPELSVTENIFLGNEIVQRGIIDWSEARGRALELMARVGLEADPDTAVKNLGVGQQQLVEIARALSKNVRLLILDEPTSALNEEDSANLLALMKGLRSRGIAQIMISHKLNEIAEVSDSVTVIRDGRTVETYDVTAGDVDEDRIIRAMVGRSLDHRYPEHTPDIGDVLFEVRDWRVEHPQIPGRYICKDSSFVVRAGEIVGFAGLMGAGRTELARSLFGRNYGIYRSGQMFIRGREVHATTVQQAIRAGLAYVPEDRKTLGLNLLDTIKATIVSANLGAIVRGGLIDGSEELSVANGYRTSLRIKSPSVDVGISTLSGGNQQKAVLAKWMFPDPDVLILDEPTRGIDVGAKYEIYKLIHELADAGKAVVVISSELPELLGMSDRIYTICEGRITGELAREEADQERLMRLMTTSSRDVA, encoded by the coding sequence ATGACAGAGCATTCGGTCATCCTCGAGATGCGCCACATCGTGAAGGAATTTCCCGGTGTCCGGGCCCTCGACGATGTGACGATGAGCGTACGGCGCGGTGAGATCCACTCCATCTGCGGCGAGAACGGCGCGGGCAAGTCCACCCTCATGAAGGTGCTCTCGGGCGTGTACCCGCACGGCACCTACGAGGGCGAGATCCTGCTCGACGGCCAGGAAGTCGAGTTCAAGGACATCAAGTCCTCGGAGCGCGCCGGCATCGTCATCATCCACCAGGAGCTCGCCCTCATCCCCGAGCTCTCGGTCACCGAGAACATCTTCCTCGGCAACGAAATCGTCCAGCGCGGCATCATCGACTGGTCCGAGGCCCGTGGCCGCGCTCTCGAGCTGATGGCGCGCGTCGGTCTCGAGGCCGACCCCGACACCGCCGTGAAGAACCTCGGCGTCGGACAGCAGCAGCTCGTCGAGATCGCGCGAGCGCTGTCGAAGAACGTGCGACTCCTGATCCTCGACGAGCCGACCTCGGCACTCAACGAGGAGGACTCCGCCAACCTCCTCGCTCTGATGAAGGGGCTGCGCTCGCGCGGCATCGCGCAGATCATGATCTCGCACAAGCTCAACGAGATCGCCGAGGTGTCCGACTCCGTCACCGTCATCCGCGACGGCCGCACGGTCGAGACCTACGACGTGACCGCCGGCGACGTCGACGAGGACCGGATCATCCGAGCGATGGTCGGCCGCTCGCTCGACCACCGCTACCCCGAGCACACGCCCGACATCGGCGACGTGCTGTTCGAGGTACGCGACTGGCGCGTCGAGCACCCGCAGATCCCCGGACGCTACATCTGCAAGGACTCGAGCTTCGTCGTCCGCGCCGGTGAGATCGTCGGCTTCGCGGGCCTCATGGGCGCCGGGCGCACCGAACTCGCCCGCTCGCTGTTCGGCCGCAACTACGGCATCTACCGCTCCGGCCAGATGTTCATCCGTGGTCGCGAGGTGCACGCCACGACGGTGCAGCAAGCCATCCGCGCCGGCCTCGCCTACGTGCCCGAAGACCGCAAGACCCTCGGCCTGAACCTGCTCGACACCATCAAGGCGACGATCGTGTCCGCCAACCTGGGCGCGATCGTCCGCGGCGGGCTCATCGACGGCAGCGAAGAGCTCAGCGTCGCCAACGGATACCGCACCTCGCTGCGCATCAAGTCACCCTCCGTCGACGTCGGCATCTCGACGCTGTCCGGCGGCAACCAGCAGAAGGCCGTGCTGGCCAAGTGGATGTTCCCCGACCCCGACGTGCTCATCCTCGACGAGCCCACCCGCGGCATCGACGTCGGCGCGAAGTACGAAATCTACAAGCTGATCCACGAGCTCGCCGACGCCGGAAAGGCCGTCGTCGTCATCTCGTCCGAGCTGCCGGAGCTGCTCGGCATGAGCGACCGGATCTACACCATCTGCGAGGGCCGCATCACCGGCGAGCTCGCTCGCGAAGAGGCCGACCAGGAACGCCTGATGCGCCTCATGACCACCTCTTCCCGCGACGTTGCCTGA
- a CDS encoding ROK family transcriptional regulator, with protein MRTTPPQLGSQPALREANSQRIVTAIRHHGALTQVEIAAATGLSQATVSTIVKHLVGQGVVDTRTTVRTGRRAQLVTLAQRSGLAVGVQIGSRSLRVLVGDSGYEGLSERVLPLPRDHRADTTLDRVALLIVDLLEDLGADLSDVVGVGIALPPSRSPGTERLRPVDAADEWHETDVAEVLSRRLGVPVVVEQDATAGAVGELRFGAGRGATDILYVRCSYLVNAGIVLGGRPFRGRRGLSGEVGHVEVDPSGAICTCGSRGCLNTVVGADALTDLLRISRPRITLRDLIALALEGDAGCRQVIADAGAAIGAVVAGLALALDPEKVVVGGELAQTGELLIGPLRDALSRRVPLAGVGGVDVVAGELGSESEVQGLVALAFDAAATGATASAGKEQT; from the coding sequence GTGAGGACAACGCCGCCGCAGTTGGGATCGCAGCCCGCGCTGCGGGAGGCCAACAGCCAGCGGATCGTCACGGCCATCCGACACCACGGAGCCCTCACCCAGGTCGAGATCGCGGCGGCCACCGGACTGTCCCAGGCGACGGTCTCGACGATCGTCAAGCATCTGGTGGGGCAGGGCGTCGTCGACACCCGGACCACCGTGCGCACGGGGCGTCGGGCGCAGCTGGTCACCCTCGCGCAACGATCCGGTCTTGCGGTCGGCGTGCAGATCGGCAGCCGGTCGCTGCGGGTGCTGGTCGGAGACAGTGGGTACGAGGGCCTCTCCGAGAGGGTGCTGCCGCTTCCCCGCGACCACCGCGCCGACACGACCCTCGACAGGGTCGCGCTGCTGATCGTCGACCTCCTCGAGGACCTCGGCGCCGACCTCTCCGACGTCGTCGGCGTGGGGATCGCCCTGCCCCCCTCCCGAAGCCCCGGGACGGAGCGGCTTCGCCCGGTCGATGCCGCCGACGAGTGGCACGAGACCGATGTCGCAGAGGTGCTCTCCCGACGGCTCGGCGTGCCGGTGGTCGTCGAACAGGATGCCACGGCGGGGGCGGTCGGCGAGCTGCGCTTCGGTGCGGGCCGGGGTGCCACCGACATCCTCTACGTCCGCTGCTCATACCTGGTGAACGCGGGAATCGTGCTCGGCGGCCGGCCTTTCCGTGGCCGCCGCGGTCTGTCGGGCGAGGTCGGTCACGTCGAAGTCGACCCGTCGGGCGCCATCTGCACGTGCGGCAGCCGCGGATGCCTCAACACGGTCGTCGGCGCCGATGCGCTCACCGATCTGCTGCGCATCTCGCGCCCGCGGATCACGCTGCGCGACCTCATCGCCCTCGCTCTCGAGGGCGATGCGGGTTGCCGGCAGGTGATCGCGGACGCCGGCGCCGCGATCGGCGCGGTCGTGGCCGGACTCGCCCTCGCCCTCGATCCCGAAAAGGTCGTGGTCGGTGGCGAGCTCGCCCAGACCGGCGAACTGCTGATCGGTCCGCTGCGCGACGCGCTCTCCCGACGCGTGCCGTTGGCGGGCGTCGGCGGGGTGGACGTCGTCGCGGGCGAACTCGGCTCCGAGTCGGAAGTGCAGGGTCTGGTCGCCCTCGCCTTCGATGCGGCGGCCACGGGGGCGACCGCCTCCGCAGGAAAGGAACAGACATGA
- a CDS encoding ATP-binding cassette domain-containing protein has protein sequence MSDRGAPLLELCGVTKHFHAVEALVDAELVVERREVVALVGDNAAGKSTLARIVSGVYTPDAGVVRLDGEEVSLSTPTEAFRNGVAAVFQELALAENLDVISNIFLGHELVRGGLLDIDEMTRQSRAFLDQLGGGVPNLRVPVSELSGGQRQCVAIARTLVGSPRLVVLDEPTASLSVAQSAQVLSYIEHLRELRVGVIFISHNLADVRAVADRIVVLRHGRNNGIFDAASSRYEDVIAAMTGARRFDENGEPR, from the coding sequence ATGAGCGATCGCGGTGCTCCGCTGCTCGAGTTGTGCGGCGTCACGAAGCATTTCCATGCAGTCGAGGCGCTCGTCGACGCGGAGCTGGTCGTCGAGCGCCGCGAGGTCGTTGCGCTCGTCGGCGACAACGCGGCGGGCAAGTCGACTCTCGCACGCATCGTGTCGGGCGTGTACACGCCGGATGCCGGTGTCGTGCGCCTCGACGGGGAGGAGGTGTCGCTGTCGACGCCCACCGAGGCGTTCCGCAACGGCGTCGCGGCGGTGTTCCAGGAGCTTGCCCTCGCGGAGAACCTCGACGTCATCTCGAACATCTTCCTGGGGCACGAACTTGTCCGCGGCGGCCTGCTCGACATCGACGAGATGACGCGGCAGTCGCGCGCCTTCCTCGATCAGCTCGGCGGGGGCGTGCCCAATCTGCGGGTGCCGGTCTCGGAGCTCTCCGGCGGGCAGCGCCAGTGCGTCGCGATCGCGCGCACCCTCGTCGGGTCGCCTCGGCTGGTCGTCCTCGATGAGCCCACCGCTTCGCTCTCGGTCGCGCAGTCGGCGCAGGTGCTCAGCTACATCGAGCATCTGCGCGAGCTGCGCGTCGGGGTGATCTTCATCAGCCACAATCTCGCCGACGTGCGCGCGGTCGCCGATCGCATCGTGGTGCTGCGGCACGGCCGCAACAACGGCATCTTCGATGCGGCCTCGAGTCGGTACGAGGACGTGATCGCCGCGATGACCGGGGCCCGTCGGTTCGACGAGAACGGCGAACCGCGCTGA
- a CDS encoding M13 family metallopeptidase: MTENSPRSGIELSELSADVRPQDDLFRHVNGAWIERTEIPDDKARWGSFHLIAEQAEKDVRAIIEESVSAEPGTEARKIGDLYTSFMDTERIERLGAAPLAAQLARVDAIDSVPALLRTVGELEREGIGGLFGTYIEPDPGNPQRYVVFIVQSGLSLPDESYYRLEGFDKTRVAFREYVAGILELAGVADAAAQADRVLAIETEIASHHWDNVRSRDAVATYNLMTWGELEALVGLDLAPWLDAVAPGHRSGFAEVDVNQPSALEGLGTLLVEDRLDDWKAWLRLHIVRASAAFLSRAFVDANFAFYGTELTGVPVNRERWKRAVSFVEAAMGEAVGKVYVERHFPPQAKVEMDELVANLIEAYRQSISTLEWMTPATRERALEKLAAFTPKVGYPVRWKDYSALEVDPADLIGNVLRTNAWEHDRQLAKLGAPIDRDEWYMTPQTVNAYYNPLMNEIVFPAAILQYPFFDPERDAAANYGGIGAVIGHEIGHGFDDQGSAFDGAGALNDWWTDEDRAAFQERTGALIAQYDALVPQGLAAEHHVNGALTIGENIGDLGGLGIALKAYRLHLAASGEDGDGPVIDGLTGIQRLLLSWGQIWQQKGREAETIRLLTIDPHSPNEFRCNQIVRNVDEFYRAWDVTETDGLWLDADKRVTIW; encoded by the coding sequence ATGACCGAGAACTCCCCCCGCTCGGGGATCGAGCTGTCCGAGTTGAGTGCCGATGTCCGCCCCCAGGACGACCTCTTCCGCCACGTCAACGGCGCCTGGATCGAGCGCACCGAGATTCCCGACGACAAGGCCCGCTGGGGCTCGTTCCACCTCATCGCGGAGCAGGCCGAGAAAGATGTCCGCGCGATCATCGAAGAGTCGGTGTCGGCCGAGCCCGGCACCGAAGCGCGCAAGATCGGCGACCTCTACACGAGCTTCATGGACACCGAACGCATCGAGCGGCTCGGCGCGGCACCGCTCGCCGCGCAGCTCGCGCGCGTCGACGCGATCGACTCGGTGCCCGCTCTGCTGCGCACCGTCGGCGAGCTCGAGCGCGAGGGCATCGGCGGGCTGTTCGGCACGTACATCGAGCCCGATCCGGGCAACCCGCAGCGCTACGTCGTCTTCATCGTGCAGTCGGGCCTGTCGCTCCCCGACGAGAGCTACTACCGGCTCGAGGGGTTCGACAAGACGCGCGTCGCCTTCCGCGAGTACGTCGCCGGAATCCTGGAGCTGGCGGGGGTCGCGGATGCCGCGGCGCAGGCCGACCGCGTGCTCGCGATCGAGACCGAGATCGCGAGTCACCACTGGGACAACGTGCGCAGCCGCGACGCGGTGGCCACGTACAACCTCATGACGTGGGGCGAGCTGGAGGCTCTCGTCGGCCTCGACCTCGCGCCGTGGCTCGACGCCGTGGCGCCGGGGCACCGCAGCGGTTTCGCCGAGGTCGACGTCAATCAGCCCAGTGCGCTCGAGGGACTCGGCACACTCCTCGTCGAGGATCGCCTCGACGACTGGAAGGCGTGGCTGCGACTGCACATCGTCCGGGCATCCGCGGCGTTCCTCTCCCGCGCCTTCGTCGACGCCAACTTCGCGTTCTACGGCACCGAGCTCACCGGCGTTCCGGTCAACCGCGAGCGGTGGAAGCGCGCTGTGAGCTTCGTCGAGGCGGCGATGGGAGAGGCCGTCGGCAAGGTCTACGTCGAGCGGCACTTCCCGCCGCAGGCGAAGGTCGAGATGGACGAGCTCGTCGCGAACCTGATCGAGGCCTATCGGCAGTCGATCTCGACTCTGGAATGGATGACGCCCGCGACGCGCGAGCGCGCTCTCGAGAAGCTCGCCGCCTTCACCCCGAAGGTCGGCTACCCCGTGCGGTGGAAGGACTACTCGGCGCTCGAGGTCGACCCCGCCGACCTCATCGGCAACGTGCTGCGCACGAACGCCTGGGAGCACGATCGCCAGCTCGCCAAGCTCGGCGCGCCCATCGACCGCGACGAGTGGTACATGACCCCGCAGACGGTCAACGCCTACTACAACCCGCTGATGAACGAGATCGTCTTTCCGGCGGCGATCCTGCAGTATCCGTTCTTCGATCCCGAGCGGGATGCCGCGGCGAACTACGGCGGCATCGGTGCGGTCATCGGGCACGAGATCGGTCACGGCTTCGACGACCAGGGTTCCGCGTTCGACGGCGCCGGAGCGCTCAACGACTGGTGGACGGACGAAGACCGGGCGGCGTTCCAGGAGCGCACCGGGGCGCTCATCGCCCAGTACGACGCGCTCGTACCGCAAGGACTCGCCGCCGAGCATCACGTCAACGGCGCGCTCACGATCGGCGAGAACATCGGTGACCTCGGCGGGCTCGGCATCGCGCTCAAGGCCTACCGCCTGCACCTCGCGGCGTCCGGCGAGGACGGCGACGGTCCTGTGATCGACGGGCTGACGGGCATCCAGCGCCTGCTGCTGAGCTGGGGGCAGATCTGGCAGCAGAAGGGCCGCGAGGCCGAGACGATTCGTCTGCTCACCATCGACCCCCACTCGCCGAACGAGTTCCGCTGCAACCAGATCGTGCGCAACGTCGACGAGTTCTACCGCGCGTGGGACGTGACCGAGACCGACGGTCTGTGGCTCGACGCCGACAAGCGCGTCACGATCTGGTGA
- a CDS encoding serine hydrolase, whose product MTENSRLRRRGSDASGDSAAARAASSGERASARQARSDVPSVVRSGGADAGSTIDAPGAASRRSTRGRHAAPEGQPPRRASLRTRSFIGTLKALEQLVAAGAVVAVRITDLDSGDEILSGDDHVTLPVAGLGIVPLLIEVAAQIEFGQLDPLEIIDRSALEPVAVAGLWQHLAAPALPVADLAVLAAAASDASAANALIGRVGLEAVRARMEAIGLAKTALLDRFRNVRGPDDAPQVALSSAGELARLFASLVNAQLVSPGVSAQVAEWLNRGQDLALVGAATALDPFSHEDDRHGLLFVNKTGRADGIRAEAGVLAGPRGGVAYALIVCFDDLSIAHRLRAHEAFRALGLDLMEHVY is encoded by the coding sequence GTGACCGAGAACTCCCGCCTCCGGCGGCGGGGCTCGGACGCGTCGGGCGACTCCGCGGCGGCGCGTGCGGCGTCATCGGGCGAGCGTGCGTCGGCCCGCCAGGCGCGCTCCGACGTGCCCTCCGTCGTCCGCAGCGGCGGAGCGGACGCGGGATCGACGATCGACGCACCCGGCGCCGCATCGCGCAGATCGACGCGAGGGCGACACGCAGCACCGGAGGGGCAGCCGCCGCGGCGGGCGTCCCTGCGTACGCGGTCGTTCATCGGCACGCTCAAGGCGCTCGAGCAGCTCGTCGCGGCCGGAGCAGTAGTCGCCGTCCGGATCACCGACCTCGACAGCGGTGACGAGATCCTGAGCGGCGACGACCACGTGACGCTGCCCGTCGCCGGTCTCGGGATCGTGCCGCTCCTGATCGAGGTCGCCGCGCAGATCGAGTTCGGCCAGCTCGATCCGCTCGAGATCATCGACCGCAGCGCCCTCGAGCCCGTTGCGGTCGCGGGGCTCTGGCAGCATCTGGCCGCCCCCGCGCTGCCGGTCGCCGACCTCGCGGTGCTCGCTGCGGCGGCCTCCGACGCCTCGGCCGCGAACGCCCTGATCGGCAGGGTCGGGCTCGAGGCCGTGCGTGCGCGGATGGAGGCCATCGGCCTCGCGAAGACGGCTCTGCTCGACCGCTTTCGCAACGTGCGCGGCCCCGATGACGCGCCTCAGGTCGCGCTCTCGTCGGCCGGCGAGCTCGCGCGCCTATTCGCGTCGCTCGTGAACGCGCAACTGGTCTCGCCGGGCGTCAGCGCCCAGGTCGCCGAGTGGCTCAACCGGGGCCAGGACCTCGCTCTCGTCGGCGCTGCGACCGCGCTCGATCCGTTCTCACACGAGGATGATCGGCACGGGCTGCTGTTCGTGAACAAGACCGGTCGCGCCGACGGCATTCGGGCCGAGGCGGGTGTGCTCGCCGGTCCGCGCGGAGGTGTCGCCTACGCCCTGATCGTGTGCTTCGACGACCTGTCGATAGCCCACCGGCTGCGCGCGCACGAGGCCTTCCGGGCGCTGGGACTCGACCTCATGGAGCACGTGTATTGA